The following coding sequences lie in one Oncorhynchus kisutch isolate 150728-3 linkage group LG3, Okis_V2, whole genome shotgun sequence genomic window:
- the LOC109886345 gene encoding uncharacterized protein LOC109886345: MQGGDGDQTPIARKEAFDDYLNYYDQIWSKGNLKLCQEKQVTVEARRFLLLETDPGERFSHFDFYFTASECVKQGFKDCRTFFSALIKATEVLEMFCVNLFLYPWKKEIKIVKTYTGPFVYCIQPVLTKSATKSILETIGYHLETDTEYRLTNNADPETAMKMGFELFLARTECEYLLELMGQRSQHECLEILQRRAARLPHTQRAAEETAKESETEPLQMQKEEENEDKGLSNGCSLVDPGPVETDEGDLTEENPVTASTPGRQQDDGQIPLNLEVQSIETTHSPGIRPPRAFLNDDRSILEIQQNYPDLAIRQKPIFSKPLGGPPVSRRRLIKENAPEEGGSAANLAGSDVSGPQSISIHTTAAPKPHLTEAVPKLQPPEDKAYKTTATLHGPTPPQVEVTKEGQEADDADELTKLAERIGQLHVHEHKMEDNKVKENLKYPVEETAPPHASCNDNDGSPQQDSAGDQSQPLMCHPSLVPVCNIPGCSTCEVADGPHKHILSRDTIKEPPHSIYVPTSHLDPSVFDPTAADHQPSTGPQHQDMEGPIPQTTEDELLQTYVMVDEP, encoded by the exons atgcAGGGTGGTGACGGTGACCAAACGCCTATAGCACGTAAAGAGGCTTTCGACGATTACCTAAATTACTATGATCAGATTTGGAGTAAGGGTAACCTGAAACTATGCCAAGAGAAACAGGTTACCGTGGAAGCTAGACGATTTTTGCTGTTAGAAACAGACCCCGGAGAAAGATTTTCTCATTTTGACTTCTACTTTACTGCATCTGAATGCGTAAAACAAGGCTTTAAAGATTGTCGAACATTCTTCAGCGCGCTCATTAAAGCCACAGAGGTGTTGGAGATGTTCTGTGTAAATCTGTTTCTTTACCCGTGGAAGAAGGAAATCAAGATTGTCAag ACTTACACTGGCCCCTTTGTCTACTGCATCCAGCCGGTCCTGACAAAGAGTGCCACGAAAAGTATCCTTGAAACGATAGGATATCATCTGGAAACTGACACAGAGTACCGACTCACAAACAATGCAGACCCTGAAACAGCCATGAAAATGGGTTTTGAGCTTTTCCTGGCGCGAACAGAGTGTGAGTACCTGTTGGAGCTCATGGGTCAGCGGTCACAGCATGAGTGTCTGGAGATTCTACAGAGGAGAGCTGCACGACTACCTCACACCCAGAGGGCTGCCGAGGAGACAGCAAAGGAGTCTGAAACAGAGCCCTTACAAATGCAGAAAGAAGAGGAGAACGAGGATAAGGGTCTATCAAATGGTTGTTCCCTGGTAGACCCAGGACCAGTGGAGACAGATGAGGGAGACTTAACCGAGGAGAACCCTGTCACCGCTAGCACACCAGGCAGGCAACAGGATGATGGACAGATACCCCTCAACCTGGAGGTTCAGTCCATTGAGACGACACACTCTCCAGGAATCAGACCACCCAGGGCATTCTTGAACGATGACAGATCTATCCTGGAGATTCAGCAGAATTACCCAGACCTTGCCATAAGGCAGAAGCCAATATTCAGTAAGCCACTGGGTGGACCTCCTGTATCGCGAAGGCGACTTATCAAAGAGAACGCACCCGAGGAAGGTGGCAGTGCAGCCAATTTAGCTGGCAGTGATGTAAGTGGTCCCCAGTCCATCTCCATTCACACCACAGCAGCACCAAAACCCCATCTCACAGAAGCCGTCCCAAAACTCCAGCCTCCAGAAGATAAGGCCTACAAGACTACTGCCACGCTCCACGGACCAACTCCTCCACAGGTAGAAGTGACCAAAGAGGGTCAGGAGGCCGATGATGCAGATGAGCTGACCAAGCTGGCTGAGAGGATTGGCCAACTGCATGTCCATGAGCACAAGATGGAGGACAACAAGGTGAAGGAGAACCTGAAATACCCTGTAGAAGAGACAGCACCACCACATGCCAGTTGCAATGACAATGATGGGTCCCCTCAACAGGATTCTGCAGGGGACCAGAGCCAGCCCCTAATGTGCCATCCCTCTCTGGTGCCGGTTTGTAACATCCCAGGCTGTAGCACCTGTGAAGTAGCAGACGGTCCCCACAAACACATTCTTAGTAGGGACACCATCAAAGAGCCACCTCACTCCATCTATGTCCCAACCAGCCACCTGGACCCCTCAGTGTTTGACCCTACTGCTGCTGACCACCAGCCCTCCACAGGCCCTCAGCACCAGGACATGGAGGGCCCCATCCCTCAAACCACAGAGGACGAGCTGCTTCAGACCTATGTCATGGTGGACGAGCCTTAG